aagGTGCAGCAGCAAGTTCTTATTTATTCTGAACTTCAGGAATCTGAACATTGATGGTTTAGTTCATTGTGTTCGGGTGGTTAAGCCTGACCATATTGTTAAGCTTGAATTTGTGgatttgttttgtgtttgaagtctaatttgttaattataaaatttggacTGAGTAATGCGATAGATAATTCATATATCAATTATTAGTTGTGCTTCAAAAAAGTTCCAaattaatcttaaaatattcgACTTTATGTCTAATTAATCCACCCGTTTCAATTGTAAAAGATTCCATATTTCATAGATTtgtttttatctaattttcttccatattaACATCTAGGATCAATTACACGTATTAATCTTCAATtcaatagaattaaaaattttagactaaattaaattaaaacattttaaaattttcaattggtTGACTAAAACTTTGGATTGatatcatatcacatcaaTAGCCATAAGCTTTTTGATAGTCAAATTTGTTTGCTTCCTTCATTTAATGTACAAATAATTCTGAATTCCTAAATATCTCCtcatttgagaaaaaaaaaaaaaaaatcaatttatgtCCCACCAcactaaattttcataaataaattgatttaaacCATTTATTAGTGATCTATATCTATTtaaaatcaactaaaaatatttagtaaaattattttttctccaaatttctAGGAAAGTAGCAANaaaaaaaaaaaaaaaaaaaaaagaatagctCTCATATAagtctaaaatatataaagacagagaaaatgaaaaacccgatcatatcaataaaaaaatcactaTTAGTAGCGTTAGGAATTTCAGAACTATTAcagacaaaattaaaaatttagagttcctttgaacataaaatttaaattaatatcgAATTCATCACTACATTTCTACAATGATCCTTTCTAAAAGTTCCTGAACCAAATAGGCACCTAGTGGCTGCCGATGTACAAAAATATCTAGACAAGCCTAAAATATCCTAACAAATAGCATCAAGATCCACCTAAGCATAAGATTACGAAACAAGTCTGTCCTTATCCACAGCTATATAAACATATGTATATCTTGatcaataatttgattttctgaTATTTGAATAAAGATTTGCATGGGTTAATGGGAGGGTGAAATGAGACTATTGGGTGAACCAAAAACATTCACATTGATAAGctaaaaaactgaaaattagCAACATCCTTTCCTAACATCAGGCAGAGAAACCTTTTTACATTTCCAAACTGATCTTCACCAAgctataattattatatacagAAAGTTCATCTAATACTCACAGATTGAAACGGGTGTCCCTCATTCTCTCACCTAATATGAGAATCAAGAGGAAGAAACACTGGATCAGGAACAACCAATGGCAGCTTCTCAATGTATGCAAATAGTCTCTTGCGGTTGTCCTGCAAAATCGAAGTTAGATCAATCATTTCACTCTTATCTGTGAAGATCCAGAGGTCGCCGGAGTTGACTCTCTTGAGGCTATCCCGACAGAACGGACACGACTGAGAACGATTGCGCCTGGAGGATGAAACAGACAGACAAGATTCTAGTCATTCACAGAAAGATTGAAGGGTCTTGAGAATGCTAGCAATAAATGCGAACTAAAGACATCAGGATGGGTAAGAagatttttcagatccaacaGAGAATTCAATTTTACCCAAATGATTCATTTTATCTAGAACACTTAACGACAGATGTCTTTTTGTATGTTGAAAAAGATATTGCTGGTCCTAAAAGTGGATAACTTTTGGCACGTCTGAAGAATAAACTTATCTATTCTCTTTAAAGCACTTATGAACTCTGCCAAAGAAACTATCAAACATGACGGAATCACAGACAAATTCTTACCAGTCTCGATAACACATCAAGCACAAAGAATGGTTGCAGTTGGGCAAGACAACCATGGTGTTAATCTCCATGCAAATTCCACactccttttctctttctatgTCGATTTCTGAAAGTTTCCCCCTTCCAAATTCATCCCTTCTTTTGTATCTGGCATTGCAGacctctttttgttttctatcttCCAATTCTGTGATGCCCCTTTGAAGTTGCAGAAGAGAAGGGAAGATTACCACTGTGAATGAGAAAGGCCAATCCATTAAAACCCCCACCAGAAAACAACAAGAAGTTGAGAATTCAAAACTTATAAAGTAAAAGTTCATTCATTAAGGCTGCACTCTGAAAATTTCACTCACCATAAAATTCTCTAATGCTAGCTTTACGCTCATAAATGGCCATGGTGGTCTTTCCATCTGGATAAGTCTGCATCATAGCATGGTTGCACAAGTAAAGATAAGGGACTTCAATGGAAAAGGAATATCAAGACAACATAAACACACAAAACTAAGACCAATACCCAACTGGTAATTATTGCCAAACAGAACCAAATGAAAAGGCATACATACCACATAGATAAGGATTCTTAACAGTCCCAATGCACCAGCAAGGTAACAATCAGTCCattgaacaagaaaaagaaaaaagggagcAGCAGGGCTGTATGATAATCTCATTTGAACACAAGCCCCATCACTCTCTCTTGGACAGTCTAAA
This genomic interval from Cucurbita pepo subsp. pepo cultivar mu-cu-16 chromosome LG20, ASM280686v2, whole genome shotgun sequence contains the following:
- the LOC111782456 gene encoding E3 ubiquitin-protein ligase rnf8-A-like, with amino-acid sequence MGKLSFKDSLKALETDVQYANTLALDCPRESDGACVQMRLSYSPAAPFFLFLVQWTDCYLAGALGLLRILIYVTYPDGKTTMAIYERKASIREFYVVIFPSLLQLQRGITELEDRKQKEVCNARYKRRDEFGRGKLSEIDIEREKECGICMEINTMVVLPNCNHSLCLMCYRDWRNRSQSCPFCRDSLKRVNSGDLWIFTDKSEMIDLTSILQDNRKRLFAYIEKLPLVVPDPVFLPLDSHIR